One Chitinophagales bacterium DNA segment encodes these proteins:
- a CDS encoding c-type cytochrome, with translation MKILKIIGILLGIALLAIIGFALFINFRGIPHYEAKDPGITVTGDSAMVANGKRLASMLCRDCHYNPATDKFTGRNMTDPATEQFGTIYSQNITQDKEYGIGNWTDGQITWLLRTGILRTGRYAPPYMPKFPHMSDYDLNSIIAFLRSNEPWVAATAVPDTQPVPSMLTKFLCFIAFKPLSFPAQTIAPPDTTNPVALGKYIVTGMLDCYPCHSADFKTMNVENPELSKGFMGGGNMVGVNPEGKNMRSANLTPDKETGIGSWTADQFVNCLRYGQKPDGTQLSLPMIPLPQLTDKEARAIYAYLMQLPPITNKVVNPSN, from the coding sequence ATGAAAATCCTGAAGATTATCGGAATTCTCCTTGGCATTGCATTACTTGCCATCATTGGATTTGCATTATTCATCAATTTCCGCGGGATTCCGCATTATGAAGCAAAAGACCCTGGTATTACAGTTACTGGTGATTCAGCAATGGTTGCTAACGGAAAGCGTCTCGCTTCCATGCTATGCAGAGACTGTCATTACAATCCGGCAACCGATAAGTTTACAGGCAGAAACATGACTGATCCGGCTACAGAACAGTTTGGTACCATTTATTCTCAAAACATAACACAGGATAAAGAATATGGTATCGGCAACTGGACTGACGGCCAAATAACCTGGCTTTTGCGTACCGGCATTTTACGCACCGGGCGCTATGCACCTCCGTATATGCCTAAATTTCCTCACATGAGTGACTATGATCTTAACAGCATCATTGCTTTTCTAAGATCCAATGAACCATGGGTAGCTGCCACAGCCGTGCCTGATACACAACCTGTTCCTTCCATGCTTACCAAGTTCCTCTGCTTTATAGCTTTTAAGCCTTTGTCCTTCCCGGCACAAACAATAGCCCCTCCTGACACAACCAATCCGGTTGCTTTAGGTAAGTACATTGTTACCGGTATGCTGGATTGTTATCCATGTCATTCAGCAGATTTTAAAACAATGAATGTAGAAAACCCTGAACTGAGCAAAGGATTTATGGGCGGTGGCAACATGGTTGGCGTTAATCCTGAAGGGAAGAATATGCGATCAGCGAACCTTACACCTGATAAAGAAACCGGTATTGGCAGCTGGACGGCAGACCAATTTGTAAATTGCCTTCGGTACGGACAAAAACCTGACGGCACACAGTTAAGTTTGCCGATGATACCTTTGCCTCAGTTGACTGATAAGGAAGCAAGAGCCATTTATGCTTATCTCATGCAGCTGCCACCAATCACCAACAAAGTCGTTAATCCATCAAATTGA
- the nuoL gene encoding NADH-quinone oxidoreductase subunit L, with product MNSFAWLIPFLPLLGFIINGLGFGRISKKAAAAIGCGTVLASFLIVCSIFIPSLSSPYNERIDLYNWIAAGNIAVSFSLLIDPLSIIMMMIVTGVGFLIHLYSIGYMKDDAGFGKFFAYLNLFIFFMLLLVMGANYVMMFIGWEGVGLCSYLLIGFWWKNEAYSAAANKAFIMNRIGDLGFILGIFLLFVTFGSSDFDKVFPAASAHATNDKVIVAITLLLFIGAIGKSAQIPLFTWLPDAMAGPTPVSALIHAATMVTAGIYMVARSNILFSIAPYSLAVVAVTGTVTALLAALIALTQDDIKKVLAYSTVSQLGYMFAALGSSAFDTGIFHVMTHAFFKALLFLGAGSVIHAMQGEQNIRRMGGLRKALPVTSATFLAGTLAISGIPPFAGFFSKDAILAATYANGGPLFILLSLTSVLTAAYMFRLYFMVFWGDFRGSHHQQEHLHESPPSITIPLIILAVLATLGGFLGMPEIFSEHNWISQYLSPVFSQNVRLLEHADAATIEWLLVIFSILILLAVCWMAYQRYAVRKVNSTINEDQLPVFYKLSFNKFYVDEVYNYVIVKPLAALGDFLNNTMERKVIDGTVNSLGNFTVYLSSQVRKIQTGNIGFYVFAMVAGIILLLIYGLAQLNVFR from the coding sequence ATGAATTCCTTTGCCTGGCTGATTCCTTTTCTTCCGCTGTTGGGATTTATCATTAACGGGTTGGGTTTTGGCAGGATATCAAAAAAAGCCGCCGCTGCTATCGGATGCGGAACTGTGCTGGCTTCATTCCTGATTGTTTGTTCCATTTTCATTCCATCTCTGTCATCACCTTATAACGAGCGAATAGACTTATACAACTGGATTGCGGCGGGAAATATCGCTGTATCATTTTCTCTGTTAATTGACCCTTTATCAATCATCATGATGATGATTGTTACCGGTGTTGGATTTCTCATTCATCTTTATTCTATCGGATACATGAAGGATGATGCGGGCTTCGGAAAGTTCTTTGCTTACCTGAACCTGTTTATTTTCTTTATGCTGCTGCTCGTGATGGGAGCAAACTATGTAATGATGTTTATTGGCTGGGAAGGAGTGGGCCTGTGTTCTTACCTGCTGATTGGTTTCTGGTGGAAAAATGAAGCGTATTCGGCTGCCGCTAATAAAGCATTTATCATGAACCGGATTGGTGACCTGGGTTTTATACTCGGCATCTTTTTGCTTTTTGTCACATTTGGAAGCAGCGATTTTGATAAGGTCTTTCCCGCAGCGTCGGCTCATGCAACAAATGATAAAGTGATTGTTGCTATAACTTTATTACTGTTTATTGGTGCAATCGGTAAGAGCGCTCAGATTCCTTTATTTACCTGGTTGCCGGATGCAATGGCTGGCCCGACACCTGTCAGTGCGCTCATCCATGCTGCAACAATGGTAACTGCCGGCATCTACATGGTGGCAAGATCCAACATTCTTTTTTCAATAGCTCCCTATTCCCTCGCTGTTGTTGCTGTCACCGGAACAGTAACAGCGCTGTTAGCCGCGTTGATTGCATTAACGCAGGATGACATTAAAAAGGTGCTCGCGTATTCTACCGTCAGCCAGTTGGGTTATATGTTTGCCGCTCTGGGATCTTCCGCTTTTGATACCGGCATATTTCATGTGATGACACATGCTTTTTTTAAAGCATTGTTGTTTCTGGGTGCCGGAAGCGTCATTCATGCTATGCAAGGCGAACAGAATATACGCCGGATGGGAGGATTGAGAAAAGCTTTACCGGTAACATCAGCAACTTTTCTGGCAGGCACACTTGCTATATCGGGCATTCCTCCTTTCGCGGGATTCTTTTCGAAAGATGCCATCCTTGCTGCCACGTATGCAAATGGAGGCCCACTATTTATTTTGCTTTCTTTGACCTCCGTGCTCACGGCTGCTTACATGTTCCGGCTCTATTTTATGGTCTTCTGGGGCGATTTCCGCGGATCACATCATCAGCAGGAACACTTGCATGAGTCTCCGCCATCTATCACCATTCCGCTGATCATACTTGCTGTTTTAGCAACTTTAGGTGGCTTTTTGGGAATGCCTGAAATCTTCAGCGAACACAACTGGATCAGTCAATATCTTTCACCGGTCTTTAGTCAGAATGTACGGTTGTTAGAACATGCAGATGCCGCGACTATCGAATGGCTCCTGGTGATATTTTCTATACTGATACTGCTTGCTGTCTGCTGGATGGCCTATCAGCGTTATGCCGTCAGGAAAGTTAACAGCACCATCAATGAAGATCAACTGCCGGTCTTTTATAAATTGTCATTTAATAAGTTCTATGTTGATGAAGTTTATAATTATGTAATTGTAAAACCCCTGGCGGCATTGGGCGATTTCTTAAATAATACGATGGAAAGAAAAGTGATTGACGGTACGGTAAACAGTTTGGGCAACTTCACGGTGTACCTCAGCTCGCAGGTGAGAAAAATACAAACCGGCAATATTGGTTTTTATGTTTTCGCAATGGTGGCAGGTATCATCCTCCTGCTGATTTATGGTCTGGCTCAACTCAATGTATTCAGATGA
- a CDS encoding rhomboid family intramembrane serine protease yields the protein MENLTEKEAEKKRISVSILIPLYFVSILWLVYFAAYATGLDFSWLGILPRTMNGLAGILFTPFLHGSFGHLMSNTIPLLLLGGGLIYFYRNIAYRVFAWIWLMDGLGVWLLGRESYHIGASGLVYGMAAFLIFSGILRKNRQLLALSMTVVFVYGSLIWGMFPFIPDVSWEAHLFGFLAGIYFSVHFLNAGPLNDPVPEWMAEEDAEEDPVNVEMKTEQHDSDAMPAGNETGDSGHTLRIHYIYRAKDEEKERGD from the coding sequence ATGGAGAATCTTACAGAAAAGGAGGCAGAGAAAAAACGTATCAGTGTCAGTATCCTGATACCGCTTTACTTTGTCAGCATCTTGTGGCTGGTCTATTTCGCAGCGTATGCTACCGGCCTCGATTTTTCATGGCTCGGAATTCTGCCCCGCACGATGAATGGTTTGGCAGGTATTTTATTTACTCCCTTTCTGCACGGCAGCTTCGGACACCTGATGTCGAACACCATTCCTTTACTCTTATTAGGGGGCGGACTCATTTATTTTTACAGGAACATCGCCTACCGTGTTTTCGCCTGGATCTGGTTAATGGATGGACTGGGAGTTTGGTTGCTTGGGCGTGAATCGTATCATATCGGCGCAAGCGGACTGGTATATGGTATGGCAGCTTTCCTCATATTCAGCGGTATACTGAGAAAAAACCGGCAATTGCTGGCATTGTCAATGACGGTGGTCTTTGTTTATGGCAGTTTAATATGGGGCATGTTTCCATTTATCCCCGATGTATCATGGGAAGCCCATTTGTTTGGTTTCCTCGCAGGCATCTACTTCTCTGTTCATTTTCTGAATGCCGGCCCGTTGAATGACCCTGTGCCCGAATGGATGGCAGAGGAGGATGCGGAAGAAGATCCGGTTAATGTGGAAATGAAAACTGAACAACACGATAGCGACGCTATGCCTGCCGGTAATGAAACAGGTGACTCCGGCCATACATTGAGAATACACTATATCTACAGGGCAAAAGATGAGGAAAAAGAAAGAGGGGACTAA
- a CDS encoding NADH-quinone oxidoreductase subunit M, with the protein MIAAGLLLLPLLFTFIILVTAGNYSRNIAMIGALGNLALVLFGWMQFDNGTTAQLYLNLMWVPSLGIQFQIGIDGISMILVLLTGFLYPFIIAATPKAEVKHPKSFYALMLTMQLGLMGVFMAGDAFLFYVFYELTLIPVYFICAIWGGERSIPVTLKFFIYTLAGSLFMLVAIIYLYFKTPGNHSFSIESFYHLSLSATEQSWIFWAFFLAFAVKIPIFPFHTWQPDTYTVAPVAGSMLLAGIMLKMGVYGLIRLVLPIVPDGVAAWGNTALVLCIIGIVYASLIAWRQHDLKRIVAYSSMAHVGLIAAGVFALNSYGLQGAMIQMFNHGVNVVAMFLLIDIIERRYQTRWIGELGGIAGQMKRLSVIFMVVMLGSIGLPLTNGFIGEFLLLMGIFSHNGWMSAFAGSTLILGAVYMFRLYRDVFLGEVKDHKITPADTMGWENYLLIPLCIVIIFMGLFPAVLLNVSASAVQHVLDIFNNVNPVVNG; encoded by the coding sequence ATGATAGCAGCCGGACTCTTACTTCTTCCGCTACTCTTTACTTTCATCATTTTGGTGACAGCCGGCAATTACAGCAGGAATATCGCCATGATTGGTGCATTGGGCAATCTTGCCCTGGTGCTCTTTGGGTGGATGCAGTTCGACAACGGAACTACTGCTCAGCTCTATCTGAACCTTATGTGGGTTCCTTCGCTCGGCATTCAGTTTCAGATTGGTATTGATGGAATTTCTATGATATTGGTATTGCTGACCGGCTTCCTGTATCCTTTTATCATCGCAGCAACACCAAAAGCGGAAGTAAAGCATCCGAAATCATTTTATGCTTTAATGCTCACGATGCAACTCGGGCTTATGGGAGTCTTCATGGCCGGAGATGCCTTCCTCTTTTATGTCTTTTATGAGCTTACCCTGATCCCGGTCTATTTCATTTGCGCAATCTGGGGCGGCGAAAGAAGTATACCTGTTACGCTGAAATTTTTCATTTATACACTGGCGGGCAGCCTGTTTATGCTGGTGGCTATTATCTATTTATACTTCAAGACACCCGGCAATCACTCTTTCAGCATTGAGTCGTTTTATCACTTGTCGCTTTCCGCTACCGAGCAAAGCTGGATTTTTTGGGCATTCTTCCTGGCATTCGCTGTGAAGATTCCCATCTTTCCTTTTCACACCTGGCAGCCCGACACCTATACCGTAGCACCGGTTGCAGGCAGTATGCTGCTGGCTGGCATCATGTTGAAAATGGGCGTTTATGGTTTGATCAGGTTGGTTTTGCCTATCGTGCCGGATGGCGTTGCTGCTTGGGGAAATACTGCATTGGTGCTGTGTATTATCGGAATAGTGTATGCATCATTGATTGCCTGGCGGCAGCACGACCTGAAACGCATTGTAGCATATTCCTCCATGGCCCATGTCGGATTAATAGCCGCAGGCGTATTTGCCCTCAACAGTTATGGCCTGCAGGGAGCAATGATTCAAATGTTTAATCATGGGGTGAATGTGGTTGCCATGTTTTTGCTTATTGACATCATCGAAAGAAGATATCAGACCCGATGGATAGGAGAGTTGGGTGGTATAGCCGGGCAAATGAAACGGTTAAGTGTAATATTTATGGTTGTGATGCTCGGCAGTATTGGCTTGCCACTCACCAATGGATTCATCGGAGAGTTTTTGTTGCTGATGGGAATATTTTCACACAATGGCTGGATGTCGGCCTTTGCCGGATCGACATTGATACTTGGTGCGGTCTACATGTTCCGCTTGTATCGAGACGTTTTTTTAGGAGAGGTGAAGGATCATAAGATAACACCTGCTGACACGATGGGATGGGAAAACTATTTGTTGATACCGTTGTGCATCGTAATAATCTTCATGGGTTTATTTCCAGCTGTTTTACTCAATGTTTCAGCATCTGCAGTGCAGCATGTGCTGGATATTTTTAATAACGTTAATCCGGTAGTAAACGGCTGA
- a CDS encoding tetratricopeptide repeat protein: MVKFAGRLHLLFLFLTLSISTTAQADVSDSLMNLINKTADDSNKVKLLNSLSKSLFDADPDSSVAVAGISKKLAEEIDYKPGLSLALKNMGIGYYLQGKYVEAINSWQQALEVYELTGDKTGVANMLSNQGAVFFNQGDDAKALELHLKSLKMAEEIGDTLRILTSLTNIGVVYLNKPATYNKALEYFLRSYKLSLAIKDQYSIGTSTANLGELYYKLGDDSTALIYLEQSVTAYEGTEDLPYSLNYIGRVYTREKDFAKALEHHKEAFDISRKLDTRLDMTQSLVGIAQTYYAMGDTKSAIDAYKQSLDVGIPLNAVAEIKDAYEGLSLAYAKESDYANAFHYQNLLLAIKDTIYNINTDKKLGTLQFTFDLEKKESQIKIQDQEIKTQKVVRNGFIGGFTVVLLFAGVFFTQRNRISKEKKRSDELLLNILPEETAEELKATGTAKAKSFDSVSVLFTDFKNFTLASEKLTPEELVAEINYCYSEFDRIISKYGIEKIKTIGDSYMCAGGLPVPNKTHPVDVVSAALEMVQFIENNKKERVEKGEPYFELRLGIHTGTVVAGIVGIKKFAYDIWGDTVNTASRMESSGGIGKVNISGSTYELVKDKFTCIHRGKIEAKNKGMIDMYFVEGYAAK, encoded by the coding sequence ATGGTAAAATTTGCCGGCAGGCTGCATTTGCTTTTTCTTTTTTTGACCCTTTCCATATCAACGACGGCACAGGCTGATGTGTCAGACAGCCTCATGAATCTGATCAATAAGACTGCAGATGATTCAAACAAGGTGAAACTCCTCAATTCCCTGAGCAAGAGTCTCTTCGATGCTGATCCTGATAGTTCAGTAGCAGTAGCCGGTATATCAAAAAAACTTGCGGAGGAGATTGATTATAAACCCGGGTTATCACTTGCGCTGAAGAATATGGGCATAGGGTATTACCTGCAGGGAAAATATGTGGAAGCCATTAATTCATGGCAACAGGCACTGGAGGTTTATGAATTAACCGGCGATAAGACCGGCGTTGCCAACATGTTGAGCAATCAGGGCGCTGTCTTTTTTAACCAGGGCGATGATGCCAAAGCGCTGGAACTTCACCTGAAGTCATTGAAGATGGCGGAAGAAATAGGCGATACTTTGCGCATACTCACATCCCTCACCAACATCGGTGTGGTATATCTCAATAAACCGGCAACATATAACAAGGCGCTCGAGTATTTTTTGCGTTCCTATAAACTGAGCCTTGCGATTAAAGATCAGTACTCCATTGGTACTTCTACTGCTAATCTGGGAGAACTCTATTACAAACTCGGTGACGATTCCACCGCACTCATCTATCTTGAACAGTCCGTAACCGCTTATGAAGGCACTGAGGATTTGCCTTATTCACTTAACTATATAGGCCGCGTTTATACAAGAGAAAAGGATTTTGCAAAAGCACTCGAACATCATAAAGAGGCATTCGATATTTCCAGGAAGCTGGACACGCGTCTTGATATGACTCAATCGCTGGTTGGGATCGCACAAACATATTATGCCATGGGAGATACAAAATCTGCTATTGATGCCTATAAGCAATCACTTGACGTCGGCATTCCCTTAAATGCAGTGGCAGAGATTAAAGATGCCTATGAAGGATTGTCTTTGGCTTATGCGAAAGAGTCAGACTACGCAAATGCCTTTCATTATCAGAACCTGTTGCTGGCTATTAAGGATACTATTTACAATATCAATACCGATAAGAAACTCGGCACTTTGCAGTTCACCTTCGATCTGGAGAAAAAGGAATCACAGATAAAAATACAGGACCAGGAAATTAAAACGCAAAAAGTAGTGCGTAACGGATTCATTGGAGGTTTTACGGTGGTGTTGTTGTTTGCCGGCGTATTTTTTACACAACGCAACCGGATTTCAAAGGAGAAGAAACGTTCCGATGAATTGTTGTTGAATATCCTGCCAGAGGAAACAGCTGAAGAATTGAAAGCAACAGGAACAGCCAAGGCAAAGAGTTTTGATTCCGTTTCGGTATTATTTACCGACTTTAAAAACTTTACCCTGGCAAGTGAGAAACTGACACCGGAAGAACTGGTTGCAGAGATCAATTATTGCTATAGCGAGTTTGACCGGATCATTTCTAAGTATGGCATTGAAAAGATTAAGACTATAGGTGATTCTTATATGTGCGCAGGTGGCCTCCCCGTGCCGAATAAAACACATCCTGTTGATGTGGTATCTGCTGCCCTGGAGATGGTTCAGTTTATAGAAAATAATAAGAAAGAGCGGGTGGAAAAAGGAGAACCATACTTTGAACTGAGGCTTGGCATTCACACCGGCACCGTTGTGGCGGGTATTGTTGGTATCAAAAAATTCGCTTACGATATCTGGGGCGATACAGTCAATACCGCTTCGAGGATGGAAAGCAGTGGTGGAATCGGAAAAGTAAACATCAGCGGTAGTACATATGAACTGGTGAAAGATAAATTCACTTGTATTCACCGCGGAAAAATAGAAGCCAAGAATAAAGGGATGATTGATATGTATTTTGTGGAAGGATATGCGGCGAAATAA
- a CDS encoding amidohydrolase gives MQKLLAVLLLISLLSSCKHKKSGDTIFFNGIIYTLNKDSLVADAMVVTDGKIVATGKQEDLQKIYDVKASIDLQGKPVYPGFIDAHCHFYGYGSTLTEAQLTGTKSWQEVVETVQQYATGRSGWIIGRGWDQNDWQQKSFPSKEKLDELFPDQPVFLQRIDGHACIVNQQVLDLAHIDASTIIPGGQVILSEGQPTGVLLDNAMDSVSKLIPVPSNEAIEAALLQAQVNCFKVGLTTVADAGLTRNVVEIIDTLQQRGKLMMRVYAMLTDNDENKNYYFKHGPYKTDRLNVRAFKFYADGALGSRGALLLKPYTDDSHSFGIQLNPVAYFEEQAKLCLQHGFQMCTHAIGDSANRMMLHVYGKVLGGANDKRWRIEHCQVVAPDDFELFQRYTIIPSVQPTHATSDMYWATDRLGVFRIRGAYAYHDLMMENGWIAAGSDFPIEDINPLFGFYAAVVRKDQKGFPEDGFQVKNALTRSEALYAMTIWAAAANFEEDEKGSLEPGKFADFVVLDDDILKIPDEQLFKVIVLSTWIGGEKVY, from the coding sequence ATGCAAAAGTTGTTGGCTGTTTTGTTGCTGATATCACTCCTATCTTCCTGCAAACACAAAAAAAGCGGTGATACAATTTTCTTTAATGGCATTATCTATACACTGAATAAAGACAGCCTGGTTGCAGATGCGATGGTTGTAACAGATGGAAAAATTGTGGCGACGGGGAAACAGGAAGACCTTCAAAAAATATATGATGTGAAAGCCAGCATTGATCTGCAAGGGAAGCCGGTCTATCCGGGCTTTATAGATGCACATTGTCACTTTTACGGATATGGCTCCACCTTGACAGAGGCACAGCTTACCGGCACCAAATCATGGCAGGAAGTAGTTGAAACTGTTCAGCAGTACGCAACCGGCAGAAGCGGATGGATCATCGGCCGCGGCTGGGATCAGAATGACTGGCAGCAAAAATCATTTCCATCAAAAGAAAAACTGGATGAGTTGTTTCCTGATCAACCGGTCTTTCTCCAGCGCATAGACGGGCATGCCTGCATTGTGAATCAGCAAGTACTTGACCTGGCACATATTGATGCTTCGACAATTATTCCAGGCGGCCAGGTTATACTTTCTGAAGGGCAGCCAACAGGTGTATTGCTTGATAATGCGATGGATTCCGTATCGAAGCTGATACCTGTTCCATCGAATGAAGCGATTGAAGCGGCACTTTTACAAGCACAGGTTAACTGTTTCAAGGTTGGCCTTACCACAGTGGCTGATGCCGGGCTGACCAGGAATGTAGTAGAGATTATAGATACCTTGCAACAGCGTGGAAAATTGATGATGCGGGTATATGCCATGCTCACCGACAATGATGAAAACAAAAACTATTATTTTAAACACGGTCCTTATAAAACCGACCGGCTGAATGTGCGGGCGTTTAAATTTTATGCAGATGGTGCGTTGGGATCAAGAGGTGCACTATTGCTTAAACCCTATACAGATGATTCCCATTCCTTCGGTATTCAACTCAATCCTGTCGCTTATTTTGAAGAACAGGCGAAGCTTTGCCTGCAACATGGTTTCCAGATGTGTACTCATGCAATAGGTGATTCTGCCAACAGGATGATGCTGCATGTTTACGGCAAAGTGTTGGGTGGCGCTAATGACAAACGATGGCGCATTGAACATTGCCAGGTTGTTGCTCCGGATGATTTCGAATTGTTTCAACGATATACCATCATACCATCGGTGCAACCGACACATGCCACGAGCGACATGTACTGGGCAACAGACCGGTTGGGTGTATTCAGAATACGTGGCGCTTATGCTTATCACGATTTAATGATGGAAAACGGCTGGATTGCAGCAGGCAGCGATTTCCCGATTGAAGATATCAACCCATTATTCGGTTTTTATGCAGCCGTTGTGCGAAAAGATCAGAAAGGCTTTCCGGAAGATGGATTTCAGGTAAAAAATGCATTGACACGTTCAGAAGCCCTTTATGCCATGACCATCTGGGCTGCGGCGGCGAATTTTGAAGAGGATGAAAAAGGAAGCCTGGAACCGGGGAAATTCGCGGACTTTGTTGTGCTGGATGATGATATCCTGAAAATTCCGGATGAGCAATTATTTAAGGTGATAGTATTGTCCACCTGGATTGGCGGTGAAAAGGTTTATTAG
- a CDS encoding NADH-quinone oxidoreductase subunit N, with product MNTLITLSAAGIVAMIGSVMKSRSWVLPFSIAALIIAGWFAAIEWNQNMILFGAMRMDNFAIAFSVVCFITATFVLIFDHQLNYAKNEHYTEVHAIVLFSLTGVLVMVSFTSLLMLFLGVEILSLSLYVLAGLHKRDLLSNESALKYFLMGSFSTGFLLFGIAMLYGATGSFMVSDIAYYLGLHKAQPEPFVVAGIIMLMIGLLFKVAVAPFHFWTPDVYQGAPTMVTGYMATAGKVAAFAALLRLFQFGLSPAAASYQSLISAVALLTMFIGNISALYQKGIKRMLAYSSIAHAGYLLLALLTAHDITNGTVLFYSIAYSLASLTAFTVVAILQSHKAADDVSAFNGLLKQNPLLALTFAIAMFSLAGIPPAAGFFAKFYIFSAAIREGWTWIVVIAVVNSFISVYYYFRPMIAAFMMKGHETSYTLSIGTQVLLVVLAVLTILIGILPGMLTALI from the coding sequence ATGAATACCCTGATCACACTTTCAGCAGCAGGAATCGTAGCCATGATTGGCAGCGTGATGAAGAGCCGTTCATGGGTGCTTCCTTTCTCCATAGCGGCACTGATCATTGCTGGTTGGTTTGCCGCGATCGAATGGAATCAGAACATGATTTTATTTGGCGCAATGCGGATGGATAACTTTGCAATTGCCTTTTCTGTAGTGTGCTTTATCACGGCCACTTTTGTACTGATTTTTGACCATCAGTTGAACTATGCCAAAAACGAACATTACACGGAAGTGCACGCCATAGTGCTTTTTTCTCTTACAGGCGTATTGGTCATGGTCTCATTTACCAGCCTGCTCATGCTGTTTCTTGGTGTTGAAATATTATCACTGAGCTTGTATGTGCTCGCAGGGCTGCATAAAAGGGATTTGCTTTCTAATGAATCAGCACTTAAGTATTTCCTGATGGGATCTTTCTCCACGGGTTTTTTATTGTTTGGAATTGCTATGTTATATGGTGCCACCGGATCCTTCATGGTCAGTGATATTGCCTATTATCTTGGTTTGCATAAAGCGCAGCCCGAACCATTTGTTGTAGCCGGAATCATCATGCTCATGATTGGCCTGCTCTTTAAAGTGGCCGTTGCACCGTTTCATTTCTGGACGCCGGATGTTTACCAGGGTGCTCCGACAATGGTTACCGGTTATATGGCAACTGCCGGAAAAGTCGCGGCATTTGCAGCATTGCTGCGGCTTTTTCAGTTTGGGCTTTCACCTGCAGCAGCATCTTATCAGTCGTTAATTTCGGCAGTCGCATTGCTGACTATGTTTATTGGAAATATATCCGCATTGTATCAGAAGGGTATCAAAAGAATGCTGGCTTACTCCAGCATAGCACATGCGGGTTACCTGTTGCTGGCTTTGCTTACCGCACATGACATTACCAATGGCACTGTGCTGTTTTATTCAATCGCGTACTCCCTGGCATCATTAACGGCCTTCACCGTAGTAGCTATTCTGCAGTCGCATAAGGCGGCGGATGATGTAAGCGCTTTTAATGGGTTGCTGAAGCAAAATCCATTGCTTGCGCTGACATTTGCGATAGCTATGTTTTCCCTGGCGGGCATTCCGCCTGCCGCCGGCTTCTTTGCAAAATTTTATATTTTTTCTGCCGCCATTCGCGAAGGCTGGACGTGGATCGTGGTAATTGCGGTAGTTAATTCCTTTATAAGCGTGTATTATTATTTCCGGCCAATGATTGCTGCATTCATGATGAAGGGTCATGAAACATCTTATACACTTAGCATTGGCACGCAGGTGCTGCTTGTAGTATTAGCCGTGCTAACTATATTGATCGGTATACTTCCCGGAATGCTCACTGCATTAATCTGA